A single Ignavibacteriales bacterium DNA region contains:
- the gatC gene encoding Asp-tRNA(Asn)/Glu-tRNA(Gln) amidotransferase subunit GatC, with translation MAVTLDEVKKIAELARLDFTEEEYIRFTGEMNRILEYMDKLNELDTAGVEPMAHPAGGVNFMREDELKPSLTPEEALKNAPAREDNFFSVPKVI, from the coding sequence ATGGCTGTTACGCTTGACGAAGTAAAAAAGATCGCGGAACTCGCCCGGCTGGATTTCACCGAAGAGGAATATATACGCTTCACCGGTGAAATGAACAGGATTCTCGAATATATGGATAAGCTGAATGAGCTTGATACCGCCGGAGTTGAACCAATGGCACATCCCGCGGGGGGAGTGAATTTTATGAGGGAAGATGAACTGAAACCCTCCTTAACCCCTGAAGAAGCATTAAAGAACGCACCGGCACGGGAAGATAATTTTTTCAGCGTTCCTAAAGTAATCTGA